One Burkholderia sp. 9120 DNA window includes the following coding sequences:
- a CDS encoding YadA-like family protein: protein MQRQVVNVAAGTQDTDAVNVKQLKNAGLSTDTSGNVTNAFVAYDSTTKDKVTLAGGATGTTITNVKTGALSATSTDVVNGSQLFATNTTVATLTGGNIGGGAAVINAVAVGPNSYASSYVDGGGAVAMGKGASATGNHSVALGDNSAATVANTVSVGSSTSQRQIVNMAAGALSETSTDAVNGSQLFATNTTVATLTGGNIGGGAAVINAVAVGPNSYASSYVDGGGAVAMGKGASATGNHSVALGDNSAATVANTVSVGSSTSQRQIVNMAAGALSATSTDAVNGSQLFTTNTNVSNLQTTVNSINNGTVSRYMKITGGKNDGTDDAFSGGSGTIAIGVGSSASAYAGTDASTRDLAVGTQAIANGMGAVALGNLTSASGSSSVALGNSSVADRSNTVSVGNSTKQRQIVNVAAGTSDTDAVNVKQLKVAGLSTDTSGNVTNAFVAYDSTTKDKVTLGGGATGTMITNVKAAALSATSMDAVNGSQLFATNANVTTAQSKADAAKAAASTAQTTADAASTAAANAVQFSATGGNADVKNKKLVNVASGTSDTDAVNVKQLKAAGLSTDTSGNVTNAFVAYDSTTKDKVTLAGATGTTITNVKTGAVSAASKDAVNGSQLYGVAGSVAKDLGGDASVNADGTVSAPSYVVQGATKSDVGSALSALDTATTKNAGDITTLNTTVNNISNGTVGLVQQDATSKAITVAGKTAGTTVDFTGTVGARQLKGVSRGTADTDAVNVAQLKAVGLSTDTSGNVTNAFVAYDSTTKDKVTLTGGATGTTLTNVKAGALSASSTDAMNGSQLFATNANVTTAQNTADAAKTAASTAQTTADAASTAAANAVQFSATGGNADVKNKRLVNVAAGTSDTDAVNIKQLKAAGLSTDTSGNVTNAFVAYDSTAKDKVTLGGGATGTTVTNVKAGALSASSMDAVNGSQLYATNQNVSNVTSTVTNITNGGGIKYFHTNSALADSTTKGADSIAVGGGASSDGKWGVALGTNSSATGDNSVALGNSSVADRANTVSVGNASALRQVVNMAKGTADTDAVNISQLKGVTGALGGGSAVNADGTIKAPTYTVQGQTATDVGTALSKIDGATTKNAGDITTINANINGLQKDSLQWDAAAGSFSAKHGTSATNKIANVTAGTAATDAVNFGQLTAASTSEAAALGGGSTVNADGTITKPKYKVGGKDAVGVDGAVTALDGRIDGVAGDVSTITNNINNGTTGLVQQASKGAKLTVGKATDGSIVDFLGTAGARQLTNVAKGAVNATSVDAINGSQLYGTAQSAVTALGGGSAVNADATIKAPTYTVQGQTATDVGTALSKIDSATTKNAGDITTINTNINGLQKDSLQWDATAGLFSAKHGVSATNKIADVTAGTAATDAVNFGQLTAASQAEADALGGGSTVDANGKVAKPKYKLDGSKTNADNVGDAITNLDGRTTDNSSAITNITNNISNGTVGLVQQASKGEKLTVGKNTDGKEVNFIGTAGDRMLTGVAAGTVDNAAVNLGQLKGAVDGLGGGASIDPTTGAMAGPTYNVTNIDGTTTEVHNAGDAISTIDGRVTNIDGRVTNVEGDITNIMNGTSGLVQQAAAGEKLTVGKDTDGKEVNFTGTTGDRMLTGVAAGTVDNAAVNLGQFKAAVDGLGGGASIDPTTGAVTGPTYNVTNIDGTTTEVHNAGDAISTIDGRVTNIDSRVTENTTNISAINNTLNNITNGAGITYFHANSTLADSQALGMESVAIGGNAQSRAANSVALGSNSVADRANSVSVGAAGNERQITNVAAGTADTDAVNVAQLKASGIINPNGTTNTAVTYDKNPDGTTNYNSITMGSGVDGGTTIHNVAAGATGNDAVNVSQMNQAISSVTNMAQAANNPMFSADGNRDTEGAIASGSHATAMGANAKANAANSVAMGANSVADRDNAVSVGSSGNERQITNVANGTAATDAVNVGQMNDSIGAAVGNLPGGVTAKDYTDQQVKAVQSGVNQVARGAYSGVAAATALSMIPDVDLGKTIAVGVGTANYKGYQATAIGASVRVTQNLKAKLGAGISAAGTTIGAGASYQW, encoded by the coding sequence ATGCAGCGTCAGGTTGTGAATGTGGCGGCGGGCACGCAGGACACGGACGCAGTTAACGTCAAACAACTGAAGAACGCTGGCCTGTCGACGGACACGTCAGGCAACGTGACGAACGCGTTCGTGGCATACGACAGCACGACGAAGGACAAGGTGACGCTGGCAGGCGGCGCAACGGGCACGACGATCACGAACGTGAAGACAGGTGCGCTGTCGGCGACGAGCACGGATGTGGTGAACGGTTCGCAACTGTTTGCGACGAATACGACTGTAGCCACACTGACGGGCGGCAACATTGGCGGCGGCGCAGCGGTCATCAATGCGGTTGCTGTTGGGCCGAACTCATACGCGTCGAGTTACGTCGACGGCGGCGGCGCGGTGGCAATGGGCAAGGGCGCAAGCGCTACGGGTAACCATTCGGTTGCACTGGGCGACAACTCGGCAGCGACGGTTGCGAACACTGTGTCGGTGGGCAGCAGCACGAGCCAGCGTCAGATTGTGAACATGGCGGCAGGTGCGCTGTCGGAGACGAGCACGGATGCGGTGAACGGTTCGCAACTGTTTGCGACGAATACGACTGTAGCCACACTGACGGGCGGCAACATTGGCGGCGGCGCAGCGGTCATCAATGCGGTTGCTGTTGGGCCGAACTCATACGCGTCGAGTTACGTCGACGGCGGCGGCGCGGTGGCAATGGGCAAGGGCGCAAGCGCTACGGGTAACCATTCGGTTGCACTGGGCGACAACTCGGCAGCGACGGTTGCGAACACTGTGTCGGTGGGCAGCAGCACGAGCCAGCGTCAGATTGTGAACATGGCGGCAGGTGCGCTATCGGCGACGAGCACGGATGCAGTGAACGGCTCGCAACTGTTCACGACCAACACGAACGTCTCAAACCTGCAGACGACGGTGAATAGCATCAACAACGGCACTGTCTCGCGCTATATGAAGATTACTGGCGGCAAGAACGACGGTACGGACGATGCGTTTTCCGGTGGCAGCGGCACGATCGCGATTGGTGTAGGTTCGTCAGCTTCCGCTTACGCGGGTACTGACGCGAGCACACGCGACCTCGCGGTCGGTACCCAGGCTATTGCGAATGGGATGGGTGCAGTTGCACTGGGCAACCTGACGTCGGCAAGCGGCTCATCCAGCGTGGCATTGGGCAATTCGTCAGTCGCGGATCGCAGCAACACAGTATCGGTGGGTAATTCGACGAAGCAGCGTCAGATCGTGAACGTGGCTGCGGGTACGTCGGACACGGACGCAGTGAACGTCAAGCAGCTGAAGGTCGCGGGTCTGAGCACGGACACGTCAGGCAATGTGACGAACGCGTTCGTGGCGTACGACAGCACGACGAAGGACAAGGTGACGTTGGGTGGTGGCGCAACGGGCACGATGATCACGAACGTGAAGGCGGCCGCGCTGTCGGCGACGAGCATGGATGCGGTGAACGGTTCGCAGCTGTTTGCGACGAACGCTAACGTGACGACCGCACAGAGCAAGGCGGACGCAGCGAAGGCAGCAGCGTCGACGGCGCAGACGACGGCGGATGCGGCATCGACGGCGGCAGCGAACGCGGTGCAGTTCAGCGCGACGGGCGGCAATGCAGACGTGAAGAACAAGAAACTGGTGAACGTGGCGTCGGGCACGTCGGACACCGATGCAGTGAACGTCAAGCAGCTGAAGGCCGCGGGTCTGAGCACGGACACGTCGGGCAATGTGACGAACGCATTCGTGGCGTACGACAGCACGACGAAGGACAAGGTGACGCTGGCGGGCGCAACGGGCACGACGATCACGAACGTGAAGACAGGCGCAGTGAGCGCAGCCAGCAAGGACGCGGTGAACGGCTCGCAGCTGTACGGCGTGGCCGGCAGCGTGGCGAAGGATCTGGGCGGCGACGCGAGCGTGAACGCGGACGGCACGGTGAGCGCACCGAGCTATGTGGTGCAGGGTGCGACGAAGTCTGATGTGGGTTCGGCGTTAAGCGCGCTGGACACGGCGACGACGAAGAACGCGGGCGACATCACGACGCTGAACACGACGGTGAACAACATCAGTAACGGCACGGTTGGTCTGGTGCAGCAGGACGCGACGAGCAAGGCGATCACGGTAGCGGGCAAGACGGCGGGCACGACGGTGGACTTCACCGGGACGGTGGGTGCGCGTCAGTTGAAGGGAGTGTCCAGGGGCACGGCTGACACCGATGCAGTGAACGTGGCGCAACTGAAGGCCGTAGGTCTGAGCACGGACACGTCGGGCAATGTGACGAACGCGTTCGTGGCGTACGACAGCACGACGAAGGACAAGGTAACGCTGACGGGCGGCGCAACGGGCACGACGCTCACGAACGTGAAAGCGGGCGCGCTGTCGGCGTCGAGCACTGATGCAATGAACGGTTCGCAGTTGTTCGCGACCAATGCCAACGTGACGACCGCACAGAACACGGCGGACGCAGCGAAGACGGCAGCGTCGACGGCGCAGACGACGGCGGATGCGGCATCGACGGCGGCAGCGAACGCGGTGCAGTTCAGCGCGACGGGCGGTAATGCAGACGTGAAGAACAAGAGGCTGGTGAACGTGGCGGCGGGTACGTCGGACACGGACGCGGTGAACATCAAGCAGCTGAAGGCCGCAGGCCTGAGCACGGACACGTCAGGCAACGTGACGAACGCGTTCGTGGCGTACGACAGCACGGCGAAGGACAAGGTGACGCTGGGTGGTGGTGCAACGGGCACGACGGTCACGAACGTAAAGGCAGGCGCGCTGTCGGCGTCGAGCATGGATGCGGTCAATGGCTCGCAGCTGTATGCGACTAACCAGAACGTGAGCAACGTCACCAGCACGGTGACCAACATCACCAACGGTGGTGGCATCAAGTACTTCCATACTAACAGCGCGCTGGCCGATTCCACCACGAAGGGTGCGGACTCGATTGCGGTTGGGGGCGGTGCAAGCTCGGACGGCAAGTGGGGCGTGGCGCTCGGTACGAACTCAAGTGCGACGGGCGACAACAGCGTCGCGCTGGGCAACAGCTCAGTGGCCGATCGTGCGAATACGGTATCGGTGGGCAACGCCAGCGCGCTGCGCCAGGTCGTGAACATGGCCAAGGGAACGGCTGACACCGACGCAGTGAACATATCGCAACTCAAGGGCGTGACGGGCGCACTGGGCGGTGGCTCGGCAGTCAATGCTGACGGCACGATCAAAGCCCCGACCTACACGGTGCAGGGCCAGACGGCGACTGACGTCGGCACGGCGTTGTCGAAGATCGACGGCGCGACCACGAAGAACGCCGGTGACATCACGACGATCAACGCCAACATCAACGGTTTGCAGAAGGATTCGCTGCAGTGGGATGCGGCGGCAGGCTCGTTCAGCGCTAAACACGGCACGTCGGCGACGAATAAGATTGCGAACGTGACAGCGGGCACGGCAGCAACCGATGCGGTCAACTTCGGCCAGCTGACGGCAGCATCGACAAGCGAAGCGGCAGCACTGGGCGGCGGTTCGACGGTGAATGCCGACGGCACGATCACCAAGCCGAAGTACAAGGTCGGCGGCAAGGACGCAGTGGGTGTCGACGGTGCGGTCACCGCACTGGACGGCCGTATCGACGGCGTGGCTGGCGATGTCAGCACCATCACCAACAACATCAACAACGGCACGACGGGTCTGGTGCAGCAGGCATCGAAGGGCGCGAAGCTGACGGTTGGCAAGGCCACCGACGGTTCGATAGTGGACTTCCTCGGCACGGCCGGCGCACGTCAGTTGACGAACGTCGCGAAGGGTGCGGTGAATGCCACGAGCGTTGACGCGATCAACGGCTCGCAGCTTTACGGCACGGCACAAAGCGCGGTAACGGCCTTGGGCGGCGGTTCGGCAGTCAACGCTGACGCCACGATCAAAGCCCCGACCTACACGGTGCAGGGCCAGACGGCGACTGACGTCGGCACAGCATTGTCGAAGATCGACAGTGCGACCACGAAGAACGCCGGCGACATCACGACGATCAACACCAACATCAACGGCCTGCAGAAGGATTCGTTGCAGTGGGATGCGACGGCAGGCTTGTTCAGCGCCAAACACGGCGTGTCGGCGACCAACAAGATTGCGGACGTAACAGCCGGCACAGCCGCAACAGATGCGGTCAACTTTGGTCAACTGACGGCAGCGTCGCAGGCCGAAGCCGACGCGCTTGGCGGCGGTTCCACTGTGGACGCTAACGGCAAGGTCGCGAAGCCGAAATACAAGCTCGATGGCAGCAAGACGAATGCGGACAACGTTGGCGATGCGATCACCAACCTTGACGGTCGTACCACCGACAACAGCTCGGCGATTACTAACATCACCAACAACATCAGCAACGGTACGGTTGGTCTGGTGCAGCAGGCGTCGAAAGGCGAAAAGCTGACGGTCGGCAAGAACACCGACGGCAAGGAAGTGAACTTCATCGGCACGGCGGGCGATCGCATGCTGACGGGCGTAGCGGCTGGCACGGTCGACAACGCGGCGGTCAATCTCGGTCAACTCAAGGGAGCGGTTGACGGTCTGGGCGGTGGTGCATCGATCGACCCGACCACCGGCGCAATGGCGGGCCCGACGTACAACGTGACCAATATCGACGGTACGACCACGGAAGTGCACAACGCAGGCGATGCGATCTCGACCATCGACGGCCGAGTGACCAACATCGACGGTCGCGTGACGAATGTGGAAGGCGATATCACCAACATCATGAACGGCACGTCCGGTCTGGTGCAGCAGGCTGCCGCAGGCGAGAAGCTGACGGTGGGCAAGGACACGGACGGCAAGGAAGTGAACTTCACCGGCACGACGGGTGACCGCATGCTGACGGGCGTAGCCGCCGGTACGGTCGACAATGCAGCGGTCAATCTCGGCCAGTTCAAAGCTGCGGTTGACGGTCTGGGCGGCGGTGCATCGATCGACCCGACCACCGGCGCAGTGACGGGCCCGACGTACAACGTGACCAATATCGACGGTACGACCACGGAAGTGCACAACGCAGGCGATGCGATCTCGACCATCGACGGCCGAGTGACCAACATCGACAGCCGTGTGACGGAGAACACCACGAATATCAGCGCGATCAACAACACGCTGAACAACATCACCAACGGCGCTGGCATTACGTACTTCCACGCCAACTCGACGCTGGCGGATTCGCAAGCGCTGGGTATGGAGTCGGTAGCGATCGGCGGTAACGCGCAGTCGCGGGCAGCGAACTCGGTTGCATTGGGTTCGAACTCGGTGGCTGATCGTGCGAACTCGGTGTCGGTGGGCGCGGCAGGTAACGAACGCCAGATCACCAACGTAGCGGCGGGTACGGCTGATACGGACGCCGTGAACGTCGCGCAGTTGAAGGCGTCGGGCATCATCAATCCGAACGGTACGACGAACACCGCGGTGACGTACGACAAGAATCCGGATGGTACGACCAACTACAACAGCATCACGATGGGTAGTGGCGTTGACGGCGGCACGACGATCCACAACGTGGCAGCAGGTGCGACCGGCAACGACGCGGTCAACGTGAGCCAGATGAACCAGGCGATCTCGAGCGTCACGAACATGGCTCAAGCGGCGAACAATCCGATGTTCTCCGCCGACGGCAACCGTGACACGGAAGGTGCGATCGCATCGGGTTCACACGCTACGGCGATGGGTGCAAACGCCAAGGCCAACGCAGCTAACTCGGTGGCGATGGGTGCGAACTCGGTGGCGGATCGTGATAACGCGGTGTCGGTGGGTTCTTCCGGTAACGAACGCCAGATTACCAACGTCGCGAACGGTACAGCGGCGACCGATGCGGTCAACGTGGGGCAGATGAACGACTCGATCGGCGCGGCTGTCGGCAACCTGCCGGGCGGCGTGACGGCCAAGGACTACACGGACCAGCAGGTCAAAGCTGTGCAGTCGGGCGTGAATCAGGTGGCGCGAGGTGCATACAGCGGTGTGGCAGCAGCAACCGCGTTGTCGATGATTCCGGATGTCGACCTGGGCAAGACCATTGCAGTCGGTGTCGGCACCGCGAACTACAAGGGCTACCAGGCTACGGCGATCGGCGCGTCGGTTCGTGTCACGCAGAACCTGAAGGCCAAGCTCGGCGCGGGTATCAGCGCAGCGGGCACCACCATCGGCGCGGGCGCATCGTACCAGTGGTAA
- a CDS encoding nuclear transport factor 2 family protein encodes MKHVLRLVAFVSLALSAAFPAHAGDHDEETLKSLEQTWITASSNTDRSTLDKLLDDFFIDTTPSGARRSKSDVLLAPPPPPSSTQTLVNLEIRVNGDTAIVTGTNHFTPGANAQPSDYSFTDVFVRRETGWRAVSAQMTRK; translated from the coding sequence ATGAAACACGTACTCCGCCTAGTCGCCTTCGTTTCGCTTGCGCTTTCAGCAGCATTCCCAGCGCATGCCGGCGACCATGACGAAGAAACACTGAAGTCGCTCGAACAAACCTGGATCACAGCCTCATCGAACACCGATCGCTCGACGCTAGACAAACTCCTGGACGATTTCTTCATCGATACGACGCCGAGCGGCGCTCGTCGTAGCAAAAGTGACGTGCTGCTCGCTCCGCCCCCGCCTCCGAGCTCGACGCAGACCCTAGTGAACCTCGAAATCCGCGTGAACGGCGATACAGCCATTGTCACCGGCACCAATCACTTCACTCCAGGCGCGAACGCCCAGCCAAGCGACTACTCGTTCACCGATGTTTTCGTCCGCAGAGAAACTGGTTGGCGTGCCGTCTCAGCACAAATGACGCGCAAGTAA
- a CDS encoding nuclear transport factor 2 family protein, with protein MKKRLAFLTTLGLSTCVLAVGLRTEVQAEATLVSIEQMWVDAAARGDRATLDQLLDNSFVETMPNGARRSKADLLFAPALPPGAAQSLGDLKIRVLGNVAMVSGVNHYTPASGLKTIDYAFTDLYVRLGDTWRVASSHTTLGSVHNV; from the coding sequence GTGAAGAAACGCCTAGCCTTCCTAACCACCCTCGGCCTGTCCACCTGTGTGCTGGCCGTCGGCCTGCGCACCGAGGTCCAAGCCGAAGCCACCTTGGTTTCAATCGAACAGATGTGGGTCGACGCCGCCGCTCGCGGCGACCGCGCCACACTCGACCAACTACTCGACAACTCATTCGTCGAAACCATGCCCAACGGCGCGCGCCGCAGCAAAGCCGACCTGCTGTTCGCCCCCGCGCTGCCGCCCGGCGCCGCGCAGTCGCTCGGCGATCTGAAAATACGAGTATTGGGGAATGTCGCGATGGTGTCCGGCGTCAATCACTACACGCCGGCATCGGGTTTGAAAACGATCGATTACGCGTTCACCGACCTGTATGTGCGACTTGGCGACACCTGGCGTGTAGCGTCGTCACATACGACTCTCGGGTCGGTGCATAACGTCTGA
- a CDS encoding CopD family protein, with protein sequence MLWVKTFHIVLIASWFAGLFYLPRIFVNLAMETEPAATARLLIMARKLFRFMTFIAVPALACGIWLWLVIGIGRGQGWIHAKVGVVVLLIIYHAYCGVLLRTFERGENKRSDKWYRMFNELPVLGMLAAVALVVIKPF encoded by the coding sequence ATGCTCTGGGTCAAAACGTTTCACATCGTCCTGATTGCTTCCTGGTTTGCCGGCCTGTTCTATTTGCCGCGCATCTTCGTCAATCTGGCGATGGAAACGGAGCCCGCCGCAACGGCGCGTTTGCTGATCATGGCGCGCAAACTGTTTCGCTTCATGACGTTCATTGCGGTGCCGGCGCTGGCCTGCGGGATCTGGCTGTGGCTGGTGATCGGCATTGGCCGCGGCCAGGGCTGGATTCACGCGAAGGTCGGCGTGGTGGTGTTGTTGATCATCTATCACGCTTACTGCGGTGTGTTGCTGCGGACTTTTGAACGCGGCGAAAATAAGCGTTCGGATAAGTGGTATCGGATGTTCAATGAGTTGCCCGTGCTGGGCATGCTGGCAGCGGTGGCGCTGGTGGTGATCAAGCCGTTTTAG
- a CDS encoding glutamate-5-semialdehyde dehydrogenase, giving the protein MDIDQYMTDLGRRARHASRAMARASTAAKNAALAAVAHAIERDAALLKEANARDLAKARDKGHDAAFIDRLTLSDKALKTMVEGLRQVAGLADPIGEISNMKYRPSGIQVGQMRVPLGVIGIIYESRPNVTIDAAALCLKSGNATILRGGSEALECNTALAKLIGEGLEAAGLPQDAVQVVATADRAAVGKLITMTEYVDVIVPRGGKSLIARLIEEGRVPMIKHLDGICHVYVDDRADLTKALTVCDNAKTHRYGTCNTMETLLVARDFAAEMLPALGKLYRAKEVELRVDAAARAVLSDAGVTPLVDATEEDWRTEYLAPVLAIKVVDGLDAAIEHINEYGSHHTDAIVTEDHDRAMRFLREVDSASVMVNASTRFADGFEFGLGAEIGISNDKLHARGPVGLEGLTSLKYVVLGQGEGRQ; this is encoded by the coding sequence ATGGATATCGACCAGTACATGACCGACCTCGGCCGCCGCGCCCGTCACGCATCGCGTGCAATGGCGCGGGCGTCGACGGCGGCGAAGAACGCCGCGCTCGCGGCTGTCGCTCACGCGATCGAACGCGATGCCGCGCTGCTGAAAGAAGCCAACGCGCGCGACCTGGCCAAGGCTCGCGACAAAGGGCACGACGCGGCGTTCATCGACCGTCTTACGCTGTCGGACAAAGCGCTGAAGACGATGGTCGAAGGTCTGCGGCAAGTTGCCGGCCTGGCCGATCCGATCGGTGAGATCAGCAACATGAAGTATCGGCCGAGCGGCATTCAGGTCGGCCAGATGCGCGTGCCGCTGGGCGTGATCGGCATCATCTACGAATCGCGGCCGAACGTGACGATCGACGCCGCCGCGCTTTGCCTGAAATCGGGCAATGCGACGATTCTGCGTGGCGGTTCGGAAGCGCTTGAGTGCAATACGGCGCTGGCGAAGCTGATCGGCGAAGGGCTGGAAGCGGCCGGGTTGCCGCAAGACGCGGTGCAAGTCGTGGCCACGGCGGATCGCGCGGCGGTCGGCAAGCTGATCACGATGACCGAATATGTCGACGTGATCGTGCCGCGAGGCGGCAAGAGCCTGATCGCACGGTTGATCGAAGAAGGCCGCGTGCCGATGATCAAACACCTCGACGGCATCTGTCATGTGTATGTGGACGACCGCGCGGATCTGACGAAAGCGCTGACCGTCTGCGATAACGCGAAGACGCACCGTTACGGCACTTGCAACACGATGGAAACGCTGCTGGTCGCGCGTGATTTCGCGGCTGAGATGCTGCCGGCGCTGGGCAAGCTGTATCGCGCGAAGGAAGTCGAGTTGCGCGTGGATGCGGCGGCGCGGGCGGTGTTGTCCGACGCGGGCGTGACGCCGCTCGTCGACGCTACCGAAGAAGACTGGCGCACCGAGTATCTCGCGCCGGTGCTGGCGATCAAGGTCGTCGATGGTCTGGATGCGGCGATCGAGCACATCAACGAATACGGCTCGCACCACACCGACGCAATCGTCACGGAAGACCACGATCGCGCGATGCGTTTCCTGCGCGAAGTGGATTCGGCGAGCGTAATGGTGAATGCGTCGACGCGTTTCGCCGATGGTTTCGAATTCGGCCTGGGCGCGGAAATCGGCATCTCGAACGACAAGCTGCATGCGCGTGGGCCGGTGGGTCTGGAAGGGCTGACGTCGCTGAAGTACGTTGTGCTTGGGCAGGGCGAAGGCCGTCAATAA
- the holA gene encoding DNA polymerase III subunit delta: MQLRLDALEAHLAKGLAGLYVVFGDEHLLAQEACDRIRATARAAGFTDRSVFTVERGFDWSSLLGASQSMSLFGDRQLVELRIPSGKPGKEGADALKALAAAVNDDVLTMVTLPRLDAATQKSAWFMALADAGVALKIDPVERAQLPNWVGQRLAAQGQRVAAGEEGRRALAFIAERVEGNLLAAHQEIQKLGLLYPAGALSFDQVQDAVLNVARYDVFKLNEAMLAGDVGRLSRMLDGLRGEGEAAVLVLWAVVEEVRTLLRIKRGVEAGKPLAMLVRENRVWGPRERLIGPALSRVTEGALEKALALAAKLDRQVKGLSGGTRGNHRNDPPPDPWDGLFELAMTVASPKTAAVPPPRARSGAAAPARRPV, translated from the coding sequence ATGCAACTGCGACTTGACGCGCTCGAAGCGCATCTCGCCAAAGGACTCGCCGGCCTGTACGTGGTGTTCGGCGACGAGCATCTGCTCGCGCAGGAAGCGTGCGACCGCATTCGTGCGACGGCGCGCGCGGCCGGCTTCACCGATCGCTCGGTGTTCACCGTCGAGCGCGGTTTCGACTGGAGTTCGCTGCTGGGCGCGAGCCAGTCGATGTCGCTGTTCGGTGACCGTCAACTGGTCGAATTGCGGATTCCGTCGGGCAAACCAGGCAAGGAAGGCGCGGATGCGTTGAAGGCGCTTGCCGCTGCCGTCAACGACGACGTGCTGACCATGGTCACGCTGCCGCGACTCGACGCGGCCACGCAGAAATCGGCGTGGTTCATGGCGCTGGCCGATGCGGGCGTCGCGTTGAAGATCGATCCGGTGGAGCGCGCCCAGTTGCCGAATTGGGTCGGCCAGCGGCTCGCGGCGCAGGGACAACGAGTTGCAGCCGGTGAAGAAGGGCGGCGCGCGCTGGCCTTTATCGCCGAACGGGTGGAAGGCAATCTGCTGGCGGCGCATCAGGAAATTCAGAAGCTCGGGCTGCTGTATCCGGCGGGGGCGTTGAGTTTTGACCAGGTTCAGGACGCGGTGCTGAACGTCGCGCGTTACGACGTTTTCAAGCTGAACGAGGCGATGCTCGCCGGCGATGTCGGCCGTTTGTCGCGCATGCTCGACGGGCTGCGTGGCGAAGGCGAGGCGGCGGTGCTGGTGCTGTGGGCGGTTGTCGAAGAAGTGCGCACGCTGCTGCGGATCAAGCGCGGCGTCGAGGCGGGCAAACCGCTTGCGATGCTGGTGCGCGAGAACCGTGTATGGGGGCCGCGCGAGCGGCTGATCGGGCCGGCGCTGTCGCGCGTCACCGAAGGCGCGCTGGAGAAGGCGCTTGCTTTGGCGGCCAAGCTGGATCGGCAGGTGAAGGGTTTGTCCGGCGGAACACGGGGGAATCATCGTAACGATCCGCCGCCTGATCCGTGGGACGGTCTGTTCGAACTGGCGATGACAGTGGCGTCGCCGAAAACGGCGGCTGTGCCGCCGCCGCGGGCTCGAAGCGGAGCCGCCGCGCCCGCGCGCCGGCCAGTTTGA
- the lptE gene encoding LPS assembly lipoprotein LptE, with protein sequence MTRRMVLTLACSVLMLSACGFQLRGQQDYAFKRLFISGGSASAAARLTRMVQGGSDTVVVTSYTNADATLQISEGRGVSTLTLNSLGVVEEYQMNLSMSYSLVGKDGTVLIPSSVISLNRAMTYSDQYSQAKAAEADILFADMENDAIDQLTRRLSIVRSLHPAPGQEVPAVSPRAPLPPPPL encoded by the coding sequence GTGACTCGCAGAATGGTATTGACGCTGGCTTGCAGCGTGTTGATGTTGTCCGCTTGCGGCTTCCAGTTGCGCGGCCAGCAGGACTACGCGTTTAAACGCCTGTTCATCTCCGGCGGTTCAGCGTCGGCCGCGGCGCGGCTTACGCGCATGGTGCAGGGTGGCAGCGATACGGTGGTGGTCACTTCGTACACGAACGCTGACGCCACGCTGCAAATCTCCGAAGGCCGTGGCGTCAGCACGCTGACGCTGAATTCGCTGGGCGTGGTCGAGGAGTATCAGATGAACCTCTCGATGAGTTACTCACTGGTCGGGAAAGACGGCACAGTGTTGATTCCGTCGAGCGTGATCTCGTTGAACCGCGCGATGACCTATAGCGACCAGTATTCGCAAGCCAAGGCAGCGGAAGCCGACATCCTGTTCGCCGACATGGAAAACGACGCGATCGACCAGCTCACGCGCCGTCTGTCGATCGTGCGCTCGCTGCATCCGGCGCCGGGTCAGGAAGTGCCGGCGGTGTCGCCGCGCGCGCCGTTGCCGCCGCCGCCGCTGTGA